In Limnochordia bacterium, the DNA window GCGGGAGTGCCAGTCAATCAAAGCCTGGCAGTAACTGGTTCCATCAACCAAAAGGGTGAGGTTCAACCCGTGGGGGCGATCAACGAGAAAATCGAAGGCTTTTTCGCGGTGTGCAAAGCTAGAGGTCTTACGGGTGATCAGGGTGTGGTTATTCCCCACCGGAACATGGATAACTTAATGCTATGCCAAGAAGTTGTTGGTGCCGTGGAAGAGGGATTGTTTCACATCTATGCGGTGGAGCATGTCAACGAAGGTATCGAACTGGTCACTGGCGTACCTGCAGGTAAACGTCGAACTGATGGTACCTATGAAAAGGGAACGATTAACTATCTCGTGGAGAAGAAGCTGGCCCAAATGGCCAAAAATTTGTCAGCTTTCAAAGAAGATGTGGACGGCTAGAGAAGGGAGGAAGGATCATGTCTCGGATTATTGCTGTGGCAAATCAAAAGGGGGGTGTTGGTAAGACTACGTCTACCCTGAATCTAGGTGCGGCACTTGCGGAAATGGGTAAGCGCGTACTATTTGTGGACTTAGATCCCCAAGGTGGCCTTACGGTCTCTTGTGGATATGAACCGGATACACTACCTAAGACGATCTACAACGCAATGATGCGCGGGCTCGATGCTAAGGAAATCATGTTGACCACCGAGTTTGGACCCGATCTTCTTCCGGCCAATATTGATCTGTCATTAGCTGAAATGGATTTAATTGGCACAGTCTCTAGGGAAAGGCGCTTAGGAATCGTGTTACGTGAGGTGCGGGATAACTACGACTTTATTTTAATAGACTGCCAGCCCACATTGGGCCTCTTAACATTGAATGCCCTTGCGGTTGCCGATGAGATGCTCATTCCCGTTGCCTGCGAATTCCTGGCACTGCGGGGGGTCAAGGCCTTGTTAAAAATGTATGGCAAGGTTCGGCTACAGTTGAACAGTAAGTTGAAAATCGTGGGTATACTACCAACGATGTATGATGAACGAACAAGGCACTCCAAATCGGTTCTTGAGGAGATCAATACCACCTTTGATGGCA includes these proteins:
- a CDS encoding AAA family ATPase, whose protein sequence is MSRIIAVANQKGGVGKTTSTLNLGAALAEMGKRVLFVDLDPQGGLTVSCGYEPDTLPKTIYNAMMRGLDAKEIMLTTEFGPDLLPANIDLSLAEMDLIGTVSRERRLGIVLREVRDNYDFILIDCQPTLGLLTLNALAVADEMLIPVACEFLALRGVKALLKMYGKVRLQLNSKLKIVGILPTMYDERTRHSKSVLEEINTTFDGKIPVFDVVIKRSIRFAEAAQAGQPIMIYAKRVEGASAYRKLAEILTA